The following proteins are encoded in a genomic region of Cuculus canorus isolate bCucCan1 chromosome 21, bCucCan1.pri, whole genome shotgun sequence:
- the NBL1 gene encoding neuroblastoma suppressor of tumorigenicity 1, with amino-acid sequence MMLWFVVGALFPVLLLAAPPPINKLALFPDKSAWCEAKNITQIVGHSGCESKSIQNRACLGQCFSYSVPNTFPQSTESLVHCDSCMPAQSMWEIVTLDCPGNDEIPRVDKLVEKILHCSCQACGKEPSHEGALFNVYLNAEENMPAEGPGPHHYAHHQQEMEEPPASSHHHHHEEESEE; translated from the exons ATGATGTTATGGTTTGTGGTTGGTGCcctcttcccagtgctgctcctggCTGCACCGCCCCCCATCAACAAGCTTGCTCTCTTCCCGGACAAGAGCGCATGGTGCGAGGCGAAGAACATCACACAGATCGTGGGGCACAGTGGCTGCGAGTCCAAGTCCATCCAGAACAG GGCTTGCCTGGGACAGTGCTTCAGCTACAGCGTCCCCAACACCTTCCCTCAGTCCACGGAGTCCCTGGTTCACTGTGACTCCTGCATGCCTGCCCAGTCCATGTGGGAAATC GTGACACTGGACTGTCCAGGCAATGACGAGATCCCCAGAGTCGACAAGCTGGTGGAGAAGATCCTTCACTGTAGCTGCCAGGCTTGTGGGAAGGAGCCGAGCCACGAAGGAGCCCTGTTCAACGTCTACCTGAACGCAGAGGAGAACATGCCTGCTGAAGGCCCTGGCCCCCACCACTATGCCCACCACCAGCAGGAGATGGAAGAACCTCCTGCCtccagccaccaccaccaccacgagGAGGAGAGCGAGGAGTGA